The following proteins come from a genomic window of Papilio machaon chromosome 7, ilPapMach1.1, whole genome shotgun sequence:
- the LOC106714122 gene encoding acyl-CoA Delta-9 desaturase, translating into MTEVKNETSKGGPMDELSKLSKSREADWPAVLFFIHIHLLSIYGIWLLFFEVKWMTVLLLIALTSLATLAVNTGAHRLWAHRTYTATKELRFVLMLLHTLVGQGSIYSWVQYHRLHHALFETDVDPYDHKKGFFYAHMLTRLKKLSPYQEKLKEQIDMSDIEKDSIVMFQKNFYWLLYAVLFLLLPLNAPLEYWNDSVMSAVFVMGFLRYALVLHAAWLVESGFCIWGLKENDKYPSDSNLVFFLNQSFWPHYHYLIPRDYKLGEYGTYDSGCSTAFIRVWAALRLAKDLRTIDSTTVHAALAEAIKTKKPLKLCLQEATKVQHLPEDHYLK; encoded by the exons ATGACGGAggtaaaaaatgaaacatcaaAGGGTGGTCCAATGGATGAGCTGTCGAAGCTGAGCAAAAGCCGAGAAGCCGACTGGCCTGCAGTACTATTCTTCATACATATACATCTTCTCTCCATATACGGCATCTGGCTGCTGTTTTTTGAAGTCAAATGGATGACTGTATTATTGC TGATAGCCCTGACCTCGCTCGCAACGTTAGCGGTGAACACAGGCGCACATCGGCTGTGGGCACATCGCACCTACACCGCCACTAAGGAATTAAGATTTGTCCTCATGCTTCTACACACGTTAGTCGGACAG GGGTCAATATACAGCTGGGTGCAGTATCACAGACTGCATCATGCGCTCTTTGAAACAGATGTAGACCCATATGACCACAAGAAGGGTTTCTTTTATGCTCACATGCTGACTCGCTTAAAGAAACTTAGCCCTTATCAAGAAAAACTCAAAGAACAGATTGATATGTCCGACATCGAAAAGGACTCTATAGTGATGTTTCAAAAGAA TTTCTACTGGTTACTGTACGCAGTACTATTTCTTCTATTGCCACTCAACGCTCCGCTAGAGTATTGGAATGATTCCGTCATGAGCGCGGTCTTCGTTATGGGTTTCTTACGTTACGCATTAGTATTGCACGCGGCGTGGCTCGTTGAAAGCGGATTCTGCATCTGGGGTCTCAAAGAAAACgataa GTATCCATCAGATTCAAATTTGGTATTCTTCCTCAACCAATCGTTTTGGCCTCATTACCATTATCTCATTCCACGAGATTATAAATTGGGAGAATATGGCACTTATG ATTCGGGTTGTTCGACGGCATTTATACGTGTTTGGGCCGCTCTTCGTCTCGCTAAGGACTTACGCACAATTGATTCAACCACAGTACATGCTGCGCTGGCTGAGGCCATCAAAACTAAGAAACCTTTAAAACTCTGCCTGCAAGAGGCAACAAAAGTACAACACCTACCTGAAGATCATTACTTAAAATGA
- the LOC106714049 gene encoding uncharacterized protein LOC106714049, translating to MSFFCVKFISFNTGIRSVARLEPSPFWHDFEMNKAWFDWLIAARTHDDYKHVHHILNETGLRFDSNIVVAYPSMSFVESPHPVEARKFVGEYLRFGSCNSTEEGGEAKEIDTTLFNDVLSFLTDRLNATTYMQYYNKLGFQTYEGTWTGLLGALMDNSIDIGLEPVTSHASRNQNMDFVFPLAETMFNIYIREQETTAVRDIFLAPFNPVLLACVFAVGFGATIVIYIISKFAPPLGNSCSMRFTEALVWSTGILCQQGGSQTPSNPAASILLIVCLLFASVTYNSYAAFITSVLSVRVASVDTVSAVLQSTNLKIGYIRNGPDQMYLMSTKDVQLNAFYIRGYSEAENLVSSAEEGLFRAAKQDYAFFSEQRTARTTLRSLSQARGRCSLRELAVPSTRAQLAFPLSKRSPYARPILVSLLQLRGAGVVARLSTALVPAMPTCEPPPRFASARAADVRSALVVFLIGLFASIFIGKCKVTKCSRELHVFMRRARARVAREFLMAQSARIVHSDIASIRRLRVWF from the exons ATGTCCTTCTTCTGTGTTAAGTTCATTTCCTTTAATACTGGAATACGCAGTGTGGCGAGGTTGGAACCAAGCCCTTTT tGGCATGATTTTGAAATGAACAAAGCTTGGTTTGATTGGTTGATCGCGGCTCGCACACACGATGATTACAAACATGTTCACCATATACTCAACGAGACCGGCTTGAGATTCGATTCAAATATCGTTGTTGCATATCCA TCTATGTCATTTGTGGAATCGCCTCACCCTGTCGAAGCTCGTAAATTTGTAGGTGAATATCTTCGATTTGGTTCGTGTAATTCTACCGAAGAAGGCGGTGAAGCTAAGGAAATAGACACGACTTTATTCAACGATGTTCTTTCCTTTCTAACTGATCGACTTAACGCGac GACTTATATGCAATACTACAATAAGTTAGGATTTCAAACGTACGAAGGTACCTGGACTGGTCTACTTGGAGCTTTGATGGACAACTCTATAGATATAGGGCTAGAACCTGTGACGTCACACGCTTCTCGGAATCAAAATATGGATTTTGTCTTCCCTCTGGCGGAAACAAT gtttaatatttatattcgaGAACAAGAAACTACTGCTGTGCGAGACATATTCTTGGCCCCGTTTAATCCAGTGTTACTGGCATGTGTATTCGCGGTTGGTTTTGGGGCaacaattgtaatttatataataagcaAATTCGCACCCCCCCTGGGTAACAGCTGTTCGATGCGATTTACTGAAGCTTTAGTTTGGTCCACTGGAATATTATGTCAGCAAG gtGGTTCACAAACACCTTCAAATCCTGCAGCAAGCATATTGTTGATAGTGTGTCTCCTTTTTGCATCGGTTACGTATAATTCTTATGCGGCTTTTATAACTTCGGTGTTGTCTGTGAGAGTCGCCAGTGTGGACACCGTCTCAGCTGTCTTGCAGTCAACCAATCTGAAGATTGGCTATATACGAAATGGACCGGATCAAATGTATCTGATG tCAACGAAAGACGTTCAGCTGAATGCATTCTATATACGCGGCTACTCTGAGGCAGAGAACCTGGTGTCGTCGGCAGAAGAAGGATTATTCCGTGCAGCAAAGCAGGATTATGCGTTTTTCTCTGAACAAAGAACAGCACGTACTACGCTAag ATCGCTGAGTCAAGCTCGCGGTCGGTGTTCGTTGCGTGAATTAGCCGTACCTTCCACACGAGCTCAGCTGGCTTTCCCACTATCAAAACGTTCACCATACGCACGACCTATTTTAGTCAG CTTGCTGCAGCTGCGCGGCGCGGGAGTGGTGGCGCGGCTGAGCACGGCGCTTGTGCCGGCCATGCCGACGTGCGAACCACCACCGCGCTTCGCCTCAGCCCGTGCCGCCGACGTCCGCTCTGCCTTAGTCGTCTTCCTTATCGGACTTTTTGCTTCTATATTTATTGGTAAGTGTAAAGTTACAAAG TGCTCCCGCGAGCTGCACGTCTTCatgaggcgggcgcgggcgcgcgTGGCGCGGGAGTTTCTAATGGCTCAGTCCGCCCGTATCGTTCACAGTGATATAGCGTCTATTAGGCGACTACGCGTGTGGTTCTAA
- the LOC106714121 gene encoding acyl-CoA Delta-9 desaturase has translation MAFSSVTKAKEYLKGFSKIYSNCYMQDDCSVNISSVYEETRPKEPEYLAPLREWEKKMGFVTAIRWTSAVPIVIFHLITALSIAYAVIAGSIPKWQTFLFGYFMGQVAGFGVTAGAHRYWTHRSYKATFPLQMILIICYSVAGQNSIYNWVRDHRIHHKFSETSADPHDARRGFFFSHVGWLMMKKHPAVIREGRKINMRDIANDPLVQFHTKYFDVFKFVFCFFLPTLIPVYAWQETWTNAILSQPILRYALSLNFTWSVNSFAHIWGNKPYDRHISPAENWGVSAVAMGEGWHNYHHTFPWDYKASELAYINNVTTSLLNLFAKIGWAYDLKQASPSLIKSVINNRGPTHHH, from the exons ATGGCATTCTCATCCGTCACGAAGGCGAAAGAATATCTCAAAggatttagtaaaatatacagCAATTGCTATATGCAAGATGATTGTTCTGTTAATATATCCAGTGTATACGAAGAAACGCGTCCTAAGGAACCAGAATATTTGGCTCCGTTACGTGAATGGGAAAAGAAAATGGGATTTGTAACAGCAATTCGTTGGACGAGCGCTGTGCCTATCGTAATCTTCCATTTGATTACTGCTTTATCAATAGCTTATGCTGTTATTGCAGGCAGTATACCCAAATGGCAAACATTTCTGTTTG gaTACTTCATGGGTCAAGTGGCAGGATTCGGAGTGACTGCCGGCGCACATCGCTATTGGACGCACAGATCATACAAAGCCACTTTTCCGCTGCAAATGATCCTCATCATCTGTTATTCCGTTGCTGGTCag aacAGTATTTATAACTGGGTGCGGGACCATCGTATCCATCATAAGTTCTCCGAAACGTCAGCTGACCCGCACGACGCTCGTCGTGGCTTTTTTTTCTCCCACGTGGGGTGGCTGATGATGAAGAAACATCCAGCAGTCATCAGAGAAGGAAGGAAGATAAACATGAGAGACATAGCCAATGATCCGCTCGTCCAATTCCATACGAA GTACTTTGACGTCTTCAAATTTGTCTTCTGCTTTTTTCTTCCGACGTTGATACCTGTGTACGCTTGGCAAGAAACTTGGACTAACGCTATTCTATCACAGCCTATATTGAGATACGCTTTAAGTCTCAACTTCACTTGGTCAGTCAACAGCTTCGCTCACATTTGGGGAAATAAACCTTACGACAG aCACATAAGCCCTGCTGAAAACTGGGGGGTATCCGCCGTAGCGATGGGTGAGGGATGGCACAACTATCACCACACATTCCCGTGGGACTATAAAGCATCAGAACTGGCATACATCAACAATGTCACAACAAGTCTCCTCAATCTATTCGCTAAAATAGGTTGGGCGTACGACTTGAAACAAGCTTCGCCAAGTCTCATTAAGTCCGTTATAAACAACAGAGGACCAACTCATCACCACTAA
- the LOC106714123 gene encoding uncharacterized protein LOC106714123 translates to MESILSSDDSCDSEMKTMKNLLTEFDLNEENLSKDEMRDLLKALKNSKTTVKEEELQRLKIEDSNCNASPKIKMKRKFLNVRDRRMPWSILPNTLTPAEKAHTLAVYIKLMSINNYRQARQSVNFAAWPPPLQIVEETTRIQPVRSTRSGRSVPQYCGFDDDSSDFDIVVTKTKKRKVSNSDNASDGVYSNKVVSLKRKTTKEDNTRPVKEPKIATDANKLELINNSNLK, encoded by the exons atggaGTCTATATTGTCCTCTGATGATAGTTGCGATTCGGAGATGAAAACGatgaaaaatcttttaacag aatttgatttaaatgaagaaaacCTTAGTAAAGATGAGATGAGAGATCTTCTTAAAGCtttgaaaaattccaaaaCAACAGTTAAGGAAGAAGAGTTACAGAGGCTAAAG ATTGAGGATAGTAATTGTAATGCttcaccaaaaataaaaatgaagagAAAGTTCCTTAATGTAAGAGATAGGAGAATGCCTTGGAGTATATTACCAAATACATTAACTCCAGCGGAGAAAGCTCACACTCTCGCAGTCTACATTAAACTGATGTCAATCAATAATTATCGGCAAGCTAGACAATCTGTTAATTTTGCTGCATGGCCCCCACCACTGCAAATAGTTGAAGAAACCACAAGAATTCAACCTGTAAGATCTACCAGAAGTGGCCGTTCCGTACCACAGTATTGTGGTTTCGATGATGATTCATCAGATTTTGATATTGTTGTCActaaaacgaaaaaaagaaAGGTTTCAAATAGTGATAATGCAAGTGATGGCGTATACTCTAACAAAGTTGTCAGTTTGAAACGGAAGACCACAAAGGAAGATAATACCAGGCCAGTAAAAGAGCCCAAAATTGCCACAGATGCAAATAAATTAGAATTGATAAACaacagtaatttaaaataa